The Pontibacter pudoricolor genome contains a region encoding:
- a CDS encoding formylglycine-generating enzyme family protein — protein sequence MRNYSFLLLVVALLSACSYRTPNSAYIGAYSTKTGLYNDWPQNSGPFINYKGFQESKLIRWESVKWEDSRNLTKEEKKAERKDQSATMNRVIVDNNSEDVPFNYAPGGLFISPLQLFFDETEVANIHWQEFLSYIKRDSSAAFYQSILPDSTVIQLNERDYYRFESLGTIIIGTDTIDQTIEPISSYLHHPEYLFYPVVGVSYEQAVAYCQWRSKVVTEQYNADPRNEQKIKITYRLPTEQEWEVIAAAGVDKDKFPWSRATGATVKYKVNPEAAEFIARKIIDPKPVAQIKQDLKETEVHDLPINVKRPVPYFLQFRTPAYVYGGIPNDYGAYHVLGNVAEMVAEKGIAKGGSWKDKLSDSEITDRQLYTDPSDKVGFRCVCEAEFLK from the coding sequence ATGCGCAACTATAGTTTTCTTCTGCTGGTTGTTGCTTTGCTCTCTGCTTGTAGCTACAGAACGCCTAATTCAGCTTATATTGGAGCCTACAGCACCAAGACCGGGCTATACAATGACTGGCCACAGAATAGTGGTCCGTTTATAAATTATAAAGGCTTTCAGGAAAGTAAGCTTATCAGGTGGGAAAGTGTAAAATGGGAAGACTCACGAAACTTAACCAAAGAAGAAAAAAAGGCGGAACGCAAAGATCAATCAGCAACTATGAACAGAGTTATAGTTGATAATAACTCTGAAGATGTTCCTTTTAACTATGCACCGGGTGGATTGTTTATATCACCGCTCCAGTTGTTTTTTGATGAAACAGAAGTGGCGAATATCCATTGGCAGGAGTTCCTGAGTTATATAAAACGTGATTCTTCAGCAGCCTTTTACCAAAGCATATTGCCGGACTCTACGGTTATCCAGCTAAATGAACGTGATTATTATCGTTTTGAATCTTTGGGGACTATAATAATTGGTACAGATACTATAGATCAAACTATAGAGCCTATATCATCCTACCTTCATCATCCTGAGTATTTGTTTTACCCTGTAGTAGGTGTGAGTTATGAACAGGCAGTTGCTTATTGCCAGTGGCGTTCTAAGGTAGTTACGGAACAGTATAATGCTGATCCCAGAAATGAGCAGAAAATAAAGATTACTTACAGGCTGCCGACAGAGCAGGAGTGGGAGGTAATTGCTGCTGCCGGAGTAGATAAGGATAAATTCCCCTGGAGTAGAGCTACGGGCGCAACAGTAAAGTATAAAGTTAACCCTGAAGCAGCGGAATTTATTGCCAGAAAGATAATTGATCCAAAACCTGTAGCACAAATAAAGCAGGATTTAAAAGAAACTGAAGTGCACGACCTGCCAATAAATGTAAAACGGCCGGTGCCCTACTTTTTACAGTTCCGGACGCCAGCTTATGTATATGGCGGCATACCTAATGACTATGGCGCTTACCATGTGTTGGGCAACGTAGCCGAAATGGTAGCCGAAAAAGGTATAGCCAAAGGCGGCAGCTGGAAAGACAAACTAAGCGACTCTGAAATCACGGACAGGCAACTATACACCGATCCATCTGATAAAGTAGGCTTCCGGTGTGTTTGTGAAGCAGAGTTTTTGAAATAA
- a CDS encoding TetR/AcrR family transcriptional regulator yields the protein MGKKADVKKELILEAAKSVFGKLGYSKATLDDIAHAIGLKKPTLYYYYKSKEVLFIQAFSQEWKDSLYRIKKIAEQEPDPHKQLLLYIQSSLRYYQEIVTQHTISIKVLIETRSLFQKLFAESRAKETNYYATVIKDGIEKGVFIPCEAERVGYSIMVVKDLIQFDEFERVFYQQLPTINFFKIEQDVLFTISLILNGISAQKQL from the coding sequence TTGGGCAAAAAAGCAGACGTAAAAAAAGAGCTGATACTCGAAGCAGCCAAATCCGTGTTCGGAAAACTAGGCTACAGCAAAGCCACCCTCGACGATATTGCTCATGCCATAGGCCTTAAAAAACCCACTTTATACTATTACTACAAAAGCAAGGAAGTGCTCTTTATACAGGCTTTCTCGCAGGAGTGGAAGGATAGTTTATACCGGATAAAGAAAATTGCGGAGCAGGAACCCGATCCGCACAAGCAGCTTCTGTTGTACATTCAATCATCCCTTCGCTATTACCAGGAGATCGTAACACAGCACACCATTTCCATAAAAGTACTGATAGAAACGCGCAGCCTGTTCCAGAAGCTTTTTGCCGAGTCCAGGGCCAAGGAAACAAACTACTATGCTACCGTTATAAAGGATGGTATCGAAAAAGGTGTGTTCATTCCCTGCGAGGCCGAGCGCGTGGGCTACTCCATAATGGTGGTAAAAGACCTGATCCAGTTCGATGAATTTGAGCGTGTTTTTTACCAGCAGCTACCCACTATAAACTTCTTCAAAATAGAGCAGGATGTGCTGTTCACCATCTCGCTTATACTAAACGGTATCTCTGCCCAAAAACAACTATAG